GATTTTCTTCAAGAAAAATATTTTCCTGTCGTCAGAGAAAATATGGCAATAGTTCCAGAGATAAAATTGGGTAACGGTAAGTACTTTGCGATCGTTATTTCTGACACAGGAATTGGTATTGCGCCAGAAGACCAAACCCGGATATTTGAACCTTACTTTCGTGCTAATTCCACCAATCAACCGCCTCTTCCAGACAGCACAGGCTTGGGATTAGCAATAGTTTACCGCTTGGTGAAACTATTGCAAGGGCAAATTAACTTAATTTCTCAGGTGGGGGTTGGTTCCACTTTTATTGTCACCTTACCTTTGCAATTAGAGATAAGCTAATTTGCTGTCAGTTGTCAGTTGTCAGTTGTCAGTTGTCATTTGTTAAGTAGCTCAACCTAATTAAACGTCAAATATGATTACGAGTGCAACGCAGTAATCGCAAAGACTTGATTTTACCTTTTTTAAAATTGACCTACTTGGTAGCAAATAACAACTGACCACTGACCACTGACCACTGACCATTCTATAACAACCCTTGTTTTTTCAACTTAGCTAATGCATCTTCCGCTGCTGCTTTCTCAGCATCTTTTTTGTTGCGTCCTTTACCTTCTCCGTAATCTTTTTCGTTTACAAATACTTTAGCTATAAACACTGGCGCGTGAGATAAACCGCCAACTTGGACTGTGACATATCTGGGGGGATTTGTTGTCACATTGCGTTGCACCCATTCCTGAAAACGATTTTTTGAGTCTACATTAGAACGAAACACAACCATTTGTTCAGGTACAGAATCAAACAACGGTTCGACAATTGCGCGAACTGCTTCAATATTTGAATCGTTATCTAAATAATAAGCTCCAACCACTGCTTCAAAAGTACTGCTAAGTAAATTAGGATTTTGGAACCCACCGTCTAGAATTGCTCCTTTTCCTAAGCGCATTCTAAAATCTAAACCTACTTCAATAGCAAATTTTGCTAATTGCTTCTCGTCTACTAACGCAGAACGGCGACGAGTTAATTCATCTTCTCCTCTTTCTGGATGAAGGCGGTAGAGATACTCACCACTTAAGAAATTCAGCAAAGCATCACCGAGAAATTCTAGGCGTTCATTGTGTTCACCTTCTCCGGGGTTTTCATGAACATAAGAACGGTGAGTAAGCGCACGGCGTAAAAGTTTTTCATCACGGAATGTTAGAAGTTTGTGCATTTTTATATCTTATCTTGTCGCTGAAATTGATTGTTGGGAAGTTGTAGAAACTAGATTGTCATTAAACATGAAAAAACCGCTATTTGCGGTTGTGTAAGGAAAACTCAGGGGAGCATCTCACCTTTGCAAATATACCAGGCGATTAGAAATCGCGGCTATACAAACGAAGTCCGCCTACGCGGACTCTAGGAATTAGAAACCCACGGAGGTGGGTTTTGTCTGTATAGCCGCGAATTCCATTCGCCAGGGCAGGTGTGTTTTTACAAAAGTGAGATGCTCCCAAACTCAGTTTATTTATTTGTTAAACTGAGTTTTAAAAAACTACTTTAAGCAGCCAGTCTGTCTAACTCAATTAAAAACAATTCCTGATTTTGCTTTCGCACTTTACCATCTTTGACAACAGCATCAACAAACTGACTAAAGTTTTTAAATTTCTTACCTTCAGACGTATGAATAGCAGAAAATCCCTGATAATGAGGAAAAAGCTGACACATCATTTTGTTAATGTAGCCTAATCCTGTACGCTTTTTTTGAACTAACGCAATATTGATAGCTTCAGTCAAATACTCTATAGCCTCATTATAATTGATCTGAGATGTGATTGAAGTAGTTGGAGGTTGATTATTTTTCTTAACTAACTCAGGTAACTCGTCTATAAAGTAAAATTCATTAGCTAGTTCTTTGAGCTTTTGTTTTACATTACCTTTTTGTGCAAAAATTATGACACTTTTACCTTTGTCTTGCAGAATTTTAACAGGATTAGCAAAATCCCCATCTCCAGATACAAGGATAATTATATGTGGAGAGTGATTGTTATAAATATCATCAATTAAGTCAGATTTCAGTTGATTGTCTGCACTGTCCTTTAAAAAGCAGGTAACATCTTCACATTTAAAACCAAGGCGTTTGAGATCATCTTTGGCATTAGCTTGGTTTTTAAAATGTGAATTATAGTAGACTGTTTGTCTAATCAAACGCCCCCTTAAGCTTGCAAAAGCCAGCAATGAAATTGCTAGGTCTTGACTTAAATACACATTTTGAAAATCCCAATAAATGGCAACCTTTCGTTGCTGTTGGCTTGTTTGTTCGTTTGAGTCCAGATGAATGTCTGTCATTCTAGTATGTCCAGATTTTTTTAGTTGAGTTGACTGGACAGCATTACAATCGCACATCTAACAGCATAGATTTATGTAAAAGGTTTATACTTAGAAAGTACTCACCCTTTCATTGATCTCTCTGCTTGCAACTTAACCGATTTCAGTCTCAGCAATAGAATTCGCACTTTCCTGCTAAGTTTCGCGTCACGCCTTTCGGTGAATATTTAGCCAGACGCTTAAATTCCTTACTAATCGTCAAATCAATAATTTGACCTAAGCATAAGGATGAAATTTCAGCGAAGGGCGTAACACGAAATATAGCAGGAAAATATGAATTCTACCGCTGAGACAGCAATCAGTATCTGCATTTTTGAGTTGTGCTTTAGAGTGCAGTTGTTTTGCTACCCACATACACTATTTCATGTACTATGCTGAAATGTCAAGATATTCTTTTGTTAAGAATTGTACATCTGTCTGCCTGATAAGCGTAAACTTTAAAAATTCAGCTTTGCTGGGAATACCTTACCTTACAGCAGTTTTCAAATGATTAGATCACAAATCATAGGGTGGGCATTGCTCATAAAAGCTTATGTGATGGAGATTTGAGATATTGGTGAGCAATGCCCACCTAAAAGCAAACCGCTGTAATCGACAGATAAGTCAGCAAAACAAAATAAGACTTACCTGATTACTGCCTTCCAGTTCTAAAATTCCCTATCTTTACTTTCTCTGCGGCTCTGCGTCTCTGCCTGATTTAAAAAATATTTCGGTATTCTTCTACGGAGAAAAGAGCAGGATGATTATTTATGATTTATTTTGAGCGATCGCACTATACAAAATGCCTAAAATTTTCTTCACATCCTTAATATAATATTCACTCAAATCAATGGAAACTATATTCTCCTCAAGCTTCATAAATTGCCAGATAGTACCGATAGTAACAGCACCATATATAGCTTTGATTTGATTTCCACTCCTCTCGTTAAACAACTGAGCAGCTACCATTTCGGCAATACATTGTGCTAAACCAGACCTCAAATTTTCATTTTTACTTTCAACTAAGACAATCACCGGACTACGTACAAGCAACTGCTCAGATGAAAGACTCAAAATAAAATCACAGAAGCCATTTAATCCTCGTTGGCTATCAACAGTAAAATCAACACCAGAAAACAAACTTATTTGATAATTGAATTTACGCCTAATTTCTAATAAAATTGGGCTAATTATCATCTCACTGCGAGCCTTTTCTGAACTAATCGCCACTGCCAAATCCACATTTTCCCGAAGAATAGTAGATAACAAATCACTACATTCTTGCTCCTGTATACTTGCAAATAGTCCGGATGACTCGTGAATAACTAAACCAAAAGAATCAATAATTTCCAGTAGATTAAAATCACTATAACCCATAATTGAGTCTGAGAGGATGTTTTACAAGTATTATTACTAACATCAAAATCTTAAAAACCTAACCCCCCTTCCCTATGAATAAATGGGGGTTTCAAAGCCTCTCCCCGAAACGGGGAGAGGTTTGGAGAGGGGTTATTAGTATATTTTTTCACTTTTAAAACGTCCTCTAATTTATAGTCAAACTTATTCATTGTCAATCTGAAACGCTATCGTCATAGCAAAGTTTAATAATTAAGCTTAGGTGGAAATACTTTATTTAAATCGAAAAATAAATCATGAAAGAGAGGCAATGATATAACTTGATTGGGCAAAACAATCCGCTTATTTAAATATCCATATTTACCTTGATTATCCTGATAAGGTTCGCTGTAACATTCCAAATAATTATCAAATAAATTAAATATCCAATAATCAGAAATACCTGCTTTGGCATAAAGGGGTATTTTGACAGCTTGGTCGTAATCTAAAGAAGAATCAGATACTTCAACGACCAGCAACACAT
Above is a window of Nostoc sp. UHCC 0702 DNA encoding:
- the rnc gene encoding ribonuclease III, with amino-acid sequence MHKLLTFRDEKLLRRALTHRSYVHENPGEGEHNERLEFLGDALLNFLSGEYLYRLHPERGEDELTRRRSALVDEKQLAKFAIEVGLDFRMRLGKGAILDGGFQNPNLLSSTFEAVVGAYYLDNDSNIEAVRAIVEPLFDSVPEQMVVFRSNVDSKNRFQEWVQRNVTTNPPRYVTVQVGGLSHAPVFIAKVFVNEKDYGEGKGRNKKDAEKAAAEDALAKLKKQGLL
- a CDS encoding NYN domain-containing protein, translating into MTDIHLDSNEQTSQQQRKVAIYWDFQNVYLSQDLAISLLAFASLRGRLIRQTVYYNSHFKNQANAKDDLKRLGFKCEDVTCFLKDSADNQLKSDLIDDIYNNHSPHIIILVSGDGDFANPVKILQDKGKSVIIFAQKGNVKQKLKELANEFYFIDELPELVKKNNQPPTTSITSQINYNEAIEYLTEAINIALVQKKRTGLGYINKMMCQLFPHYQGFSAIHTSEGKKFKNFSQFVDAVVKDGKVRKQNQELFLIELDRLAA